In a genomic window of Halostella litorea:
- a CDS encoding SDR family NAD(P)-dependent oxidoreductase yields the protein MTVEQFHVDGETAVVTGASSGIGKRIAERFAADGVDVVVCSRDIDNVEPVADGIEDSDRPGDALAVECDVTDRDAVEALVEATVEEFGGLDVLVNNAGASFMANFDDISPNGWGTIVDINLTGTYHCTQVAGEHLKDGGGSVVNLASVAGEQGAPYMSHYAAAKAGVINLTTTLAHEWAGDGVRVNCISPGFVATPGVESQMGVSADDIDREEVERRIGTSEEIADVAQFLASPAASYVVGQTITPAGLPDIMENPDV from the coding sequence GTGACGGTCGAACAGTTCCACGTCGACGGCGAGACGGCGGTGGTGACGGGCGCGTCCAGCGGCATCGGCAAGCGGATCGCCGAGCGCTTCGCCGCCGACGGCGTCGACGTCGTCGTCTGCTCGCGCGACATCGACAACGTCGAGCCGGTCGCCGACGGGATCGAGGACAGCGACCGGCCGGGCGACGCGCTGGCCGTCGAGTGCGACGTGACCGACCGCGACGCCGTCGAGGCGCTGGTCGAAGCAACCGTCGAGGAGTTCGGCGGGCTGGACGTGCTGGTGAACAACGCCGGCGCGAGCTTCATGGCGAACTTCGACGACATCTCCCCGAACGGCTGGGGGACCATCGTCGACATCAACCTGACGGGCACCTACCACTGCACGCAGGTCGCGGGCGAGCACCTGAAGGACGGCGGCGGCAGCGTCGTCAACCTCGCCAGCGTCGCCGGCGAGCAGGGCGCGCCGTACATGAGCCACTACGCCGCGGCGAAGGCCGGCGTGATCAACCTCACGACGACGCTGGCCCACGAGTGGGCGGGCGACGGCGTCCGCGTCAACTGCATCTCGCCCGGCTTCGTCGCCACGCCCGGCGTCGAGAGCCAGATGGGCGTCAGCGCCGACGACATCGACCGCGAGGAGGTCGAGCGCCGCATCGGCACCAGCGAGGAGATAGCCGACGTCGCGCAGTTCCTCGCCAGCCCCGCCGCGTCCTACGTGGTCGGGCAGACGATCACCCCGGCCGGCCTGCCGGACATCATGGAGAACCCCGACGTATGA
- a CDS encoding TIGR04024 family LLM class F420-dependent oxidoreductase has protein sequence MTDRTVHLPVAAQPSVDTLVDLSSRAEDLGYERAWLPETWGRDAVTALTSIAHGTDEIGIGPSILNVYSRSPALMGQTAATLQEVSDGRLRLGIGPSGPAVIEGWHGVDFERPLRRTREYVDIMRKVLAGEELNYDGDIFNLAGFRLRSDPPDPAPPIDAAGMGPKAVELCGRFADGWHATVFTPDGIRERLEDLRRGAELGGRDPDDVRVTLSLTACALADGERARQLGLQHCAFYVGGMGTYYRDSLARQGHEEVANEVAAAWASGDRERANELLDEELIDDLAAVGTPEEARERLAKFESIDGVDAIAVGFPRGATVDEARETLEALAPEK, from the coding sequence ATGACCGACCGAACCGTCCACCTGCCCGTCGCCGCACAGCCCAGCGTCGACACGCTCGTCGACCTCTCCAGTCGGGCCGAGGACCTCGGCTACGAGCGCGCGTGGCTCCCGGAGACGTGGGGCCGGGACGCCGTCACCGCGCTGACCAGCATCGCCCACGGCACCGACGAAATCGGCATCGGGCCGAGCATCCTCAACGTCTACTCCCGCTCGCCGGCCCTGATGGGCCAGACCGCGGCGACGCTGCAGGAGGTGTCGGACGGCCGCCTCCGCCTCGGCATCGGCCCGAGCGGCCCCGCCGTCATCGAGGGGTGGCACGGCGTCGACTTCGAGCGCCCGCTCCGGCGCACCCGCGAGTACGTCGATATCATGCGGAAGGTGCTCGCCGGCGAGGAACTGAACTACGACGGCGACATCTTCAACCTCGCGGGCTTCCGCCTCCGGTCGGACCCGCCCGACCCCGCGCCGCCGATCGACGCCGCCGGGATGGGGCCGAAGGCCGTCGAACTCTGTGGCCGCTTCGCAGACGGGTGGCACGCGACGGTGTTTACCCCCGACGGCATCCGCGAGCGGTTAGAGGACCTGCGCCGCGGGGCCGAACTCGGCGGCCGCGACCCCGACGACGTCCGCGTCACGCTGTCGCTGACCGCCTGCGCGCTGGCGGACGGCGAGCGCGCCCGGCAACTGGGCCTCCAGCACTGCGCGTTCTACGTCGGCGGGATGGGCACGTACTACCGCGACTCGCTCGCCCGGCAGGGCCACGAGGAGGTCGCCAACGAGGTGGCGGCCGCGTGGGCCAGCGGCGACCGCGAGCGCGCCAACGAACTGCTCGACGAGGAACTGATCGACGACCTCGCGGCGGTCGGCACGCCCGAGGAGGCCCGCGAACGGCTGGCGAAGTTCGAGTCGATAGACGGCGTCGACGCCATCGCGGTCGGCTTCCCGCGCGGCGCGACTGTCGACGAAGCGCGCGAGACGCTGGAGGCGCTCGCGCCGGAGAAGTAG
- a CDS encoding PRC-barrel domain containing protein: MRSNITDDDEGKPVVNADGDTVGMVKDVSTGTAHVDPDPGMTDKIKSKLGWGDMDEDTYPLQEANVDAVTDDEIRLKRDL, from the coding sequence ATGCGCAGCAACATCACGGACGACGACGAGGGCAAGCCCGTAGTCAACGCCGACGGCGACACGGTCGGAATGGTGAAAGACGTCAGCACGGGGACAGCACACGTCGACCCGGACCCGGGGATGACGGACAAGATCAAATCGAAACTCGGCTGGGGCGACATGGACGAGGACACGTACCCGCTGCAGGAGGCGAACGTCGACGCGGTCACGGACGACGAGATCCGACTGAAGCGGGACCTGTAA
- a CDS encoding TraB/GumN family protein has translation MVPPRDDPRLHDEYVRTLPGDGPDDDVTLVGVVHDHPASVHRVRSLIAERDPDTVALELSPLALPLFEAYATDAEADDPPEYGGEMSAAVDAADCDVVGIDAPSVAFLRRLAARIRDERPAPGTVARVLRGVAGVTRHALTCRAGAALARLTGRTVELDEPIEHDCTRRDAPDAQAADERRQATRSLSLTRAFEPPEPVHLRDATREACMAAKLSDLRREGDALAVVGIDHLEGVAAELS, from the coding sequence ATGGTTCCGCCCCGCGACGACCCCCGCCTCCACGACGAGTACGTGCGGACCCTCCCCGGCGACGGCCCCGACGACGACGTGACGCTCGTCGGCGTCGTCCACGACCACCCCGCCAGCGTCCACCGCGTCCGGTCGCTGATCGCCGAGCGCGACCCCGACACCGTCGCGCTCGAACTGTCGCCGCTCGCGCTCCCGCTGTTCGAGGCGTACGCCACGGACGCCGAGGCGGACGACCCTCCGGAGTACGGCGGCGAGATGAGCGCGGCGGTCGACGCCGCGGACTGCGACGTCGTCGGCATCGACGCGCCGAGCGTCGCCTTCCTCCGCCGCCTCGCGGCGCGGATCCGCGACGAGCGGCCCGCGCCCGGCACGGTGGCCCGCGTCCTCCGCGGCGTCGCCGGCGTCACCCGCCACGCGCTGACCTGCCGGGCCGGCGCGGCCCTCGCCCGCCTGACCGGGCGGACCGTCGAACTGGACGAGCCGATAGAACACGACTGCACGCGCCGGGACGCGCCCGACGCGCAGGCGGCCGACGAGCGGCGCCAGGCGACCCGGAGCCTCTCGCTCACGCGGGCGTTCGAACCGCCCGAACCGGTCCACCTGCGGGACGCCACCCGCGAGGCGTGCATGGCCGCGAAGCTTTCCGACCTGCGGCGGGAGGGCGACGCGCTCGCGGTGGTCGGCATCGACCACCTGGAGGGCGTCGCCGCGGAGCTCTCCTGA